A region of ANME-2 cluster archaeon DNA encodes the following proteins:
- a CDS encoding Bro-N domain-containing protein produces MNELILFQDKKVRRAWDESNQKWYFSIVDVIEILTDSPNPRKYWSVLKTRLKKENSELTTICSQLKMQSSDGKFYNTDVASTEGLLRIIQSVPSPKAEPFKRWLAKVGYERLEEIENPEIATKRMREIYKQKGYSDEWIEKRARGIAVRDELTEEWKIRGVKEHLEYAILTAEISKATFGMTPSEYKNFKALDKPKDNLRDHMTDLELIFTMLGEASTTEIAKKKNAKGFPENKKAASAGGTIAGNARKELEEESGKKVSTKTNYYELSEAQIRNKKIQ; encoded by the coding sequence ATGAATGAATTAATTTTATTTCAGGATAAAAAAGTTCGCAGAGCATGGGACGAAAGCAACCAGAAATGGTATTTTTCTATTGTGGATGTAATCGAGATTCTGACAGATAGTCCAAATCCTAGAAAATATTGGAGTGTACTTAAAACCAGACTCAAAAAGGAAAACAGTGAGTTGACTACAATTTGTAGTCAACTGAAAATGCAGTCGTCTGACGGCAAATTTTATAATACTGATGTTGCCAGTACTGAAGGTCTTTTGCGAATAATTCAATCTGTCCCATCTCCCAAGGCAGAACCTTTCAAACGCTGGCTGGCAAAAGTTGGCTACGAACGGCTCGAAGAGATCGAAAACCCGGAAATCGCAACAAAGCGTATGCGTGAGATCTACAAACAGAAGGGCTATTCAGACGAATGGATCGAAAAGAGAGCAAGAGGTATCGCTGTCCGGGATGAATTAACTGAAGAGTGGAAGATAAGAGGTGTGAAAGAACATTTAGAATACGCTATATTGACAGCTGAGATCAGTAAGGCAACATTCGGCATGACGCCTTCTGAATACAAAAATTTTAAAGCGCTTGATAAACCAAAAGACAACCTGCGCGACCATATGACAGACCTTGAACTAATTTTTACAATGCTGGGCGAAGCATCAACGACAGAAATTGCAAAAAAGAAAAATGCAAAAGGATTTCCTGAAAATAAAAAAGCTGCTAGTGCAGGGGGAACCATTGCAGGAAATGCCAGAAAAGAACTCGAAGAAGAATCAGGTAAAAAAGTGTCAACAAAAACCAATTATTATGAATTGTCTGAGGCACAAATAAGGAATAAGAAAATTCAGTAA
- a CDS encoding class I SAM-dependent methyltransferase, whose amino-acid sequence MKQRPISHLKAWNTEHLCGIWKGPYSLDFFDRYVTPPARILDAGCGVGRYTIPLAMREYEVMGVDISSLAITELDTVRLRRNMQMDLAAADVCHLPFRDNTFDAVVAFGVLQHLLEEERSAVPSEFARVLVPGGTLVIEVLGRKDMRIGGREVEPATFLRSTGSVYHYFDPDEIKDLFSGLEIIDIKENRIIKNIAGKDYMRHMISVAARSREKDK is encoded by the coding sequence ATGAAGCAAAGACCGATCAGCCATCTGAAAGCCTGGAACACAGAACACCTGTGTGGTATCTGGAAGGGGCCGTATTCACTTGATTTTTTTGACAGGTATGTAACACCACCTGCCCGTATCCTTGATGCTGGCTGCGGAGTGGGGAGATACACAATCCCTCTTGCCATGCGGGAATACGAAGTCATGGGAGTGGACATATCCAGCCTTGCCATAACTGAACTGGACACTGTAAGATTGCGCCGTAATATGCAAATGGACCTGGCTGCTGCGGACGTATGCCATCTTCCATTCAGGGACAATACATTCGATGCAGTGGTTGCCTTCGGCGTCCTGCAGCACTTACTGGAAGAGGAAAGAAGTGCGGTGCCCTCAGAGTTCGCACGTGTGCTGGTGCCTGGCGGCACCTTAGTAATAGAAGTACTTGGCAGGAAGGATATGCGTATAGGAGGCAGGGAAGTGGAACCTGCCACGTTTTTGCGCAGTACAGGCTCGGTGTACCATTATTTTGACCCCGACGAGATAAAGGACCTTTTTTCCGGCCTGGAGATCATAGACATCAAAGAAAACAGGATCATCAAGAACATTGCAGGGAAAGATTATATGAGACACATGATCTCAGTGGCTGCAAGGTCAAGAGAAAAAGATAAATAA
- a CDS encoding uroporphyrinogen-III synthase: MKIAVTRLEEKSGGTSELFSKYGHDAILVPTMKTKIPDDPASLDELCRKVTSAKVDFLIFSSTMGVRYFFEQCGTVPDTTTIIAVGPRTQEAIVDKGFNCETITTFSSDHFASHLGSRIRGRTVGIVRPDIPNPALVESLTASGARVQQGVAYRLVPTGNDLRKILPDVDVVIFTSGKSFAQSGVSTGDAAGKTVIAIGPKTASMMRDHGIVPDITGNGTLEGCLKALAGQSR; encoded by the coding sequence ATGAAAATCGCAGTAACCCGGCTGGAAGAAAAATCCGGCGGCACCAGTGAACTTTTTTCAAAGTACGGTCATGATGCAATACTTGTCCCGACAATGAAGACAAAAATTCCGGATGATCCTGCATCACTGGATGAGCTTTGCAGGAAAGTGACCTCAGCCAAAGTGGATTTTCTTATCTTCTCAAGCACTATGGGTGTCAGGTACTTCTTTGAACAGTGCGGCACTGTCCCGGATACTACCACTATCATAGCAGTTGGTCCCAGGACACAGGAAGCCATCGTCGATAAGGGCTTCAACTGTGAAACAATCACCACATTCTCATCTGACCATTTTGCATCCCATCTCGGGTCACGCATCCGAGGCAGGACCGTAGGAATTGTACGCCCAGATATCCCAAATCCCGCTTTGGTGGAGTCACTTACTGCTTCAGGCGCCCGTGTACAGCAAGGAGTAGCCTACAGGCTGGTACCCACTGGAAACGATCTCAGGAAGATACTGCCTGACGTGGACGTGGTCATATTTACCAGCGGGAAGTCATTTGCTCAGTCTGGTGTATCAACAGGGGATGCAGCAGGTAAAACAGTGATCGCCATCGGGCCTAAGACCGCGAGCATGATGCGTGATCATGGAATTGTTCCTGATATAACAGGTAACGGCACGCTGGAAGGATGCCTGAAAGCCCTGGCTGGTCAGTCCAGGTAG
- a CDS encoding TrmB family transcriptional regulator, whose protein sequence is MPSSIPEMIHGNFNCSDIAKCVLGLKNLDMETYKLLVSHGQMTAEKLGELLNRERSTAYRSLQNLMSCQLVYRETKTIEGGGYYYVYSALDPCKLKEMIKGNIDTWYEKMNSMIEDIESGILES, encoded by the coding sequence ATTCCAAGTTCCATACCTGAAATGATCCACGGGAATTTCAATTGCTCAGACATTGCCAAATGCGTGCTTGGATTAAAGAACCTGGACATGGAAACCTACAAATTACTGGTATCCCATGGACAGATGACTGCTGAAAAACTGGGTGAACTGCTTAATCGGGAACGCAGCACTGCCTACAGGTCCCTGCAAAACCTCATGTCATGCCAACTGGTATACAGGGAGACTAAAACCATAGAGGGTGGAGGCTATTATTACGTTTATTCAGCACTTGATCCCTGTAAATTAAAAGAAATGATAAAAGGGAATATCGATACCTGGTATGAAAAGATGAACTCTATGATCGAAGATATCGAATCCGGGATACTGGAATCTTAG
- a CDS encoding TIGR00303 family protein: MDHWISPEPTRFESEHPLFLCVLSNTDTASIPGISAAGKSPGLIDYTPAGDAELVTLGRTVCNAEPPMTDQSPTPAVITRAAMQLTGIPFMFINSGLKIIPSIPLLDVGAFPGRDIRTAQAVPDARKIYANALEMGRQIRKLSDLVIIGESIPGGTTTAMAVLQAMGIDGRVSSSNSLNPLDIKAQVVDEAFSKAGIRFGDMSHDPIGAIEHFGDPMMPCVCGLIDGLKDTGIVLAGGTQMMAVLSLLDGLGINGNISIATTKFVAEDGTASFVETVSELGFESYIADPGFDRSRYQGLRMYESGVIKEGVGAGGAMFLAGLMGIRQKEFREQVELVCDQIL; this comes from the coding sequence ATGGATCACTGGATCTCCCCCGAACCAACAAGATTCGAAAGTGAACACCCGCTATTCCTCTGTGTCCTGTCAAATACGGATACAGCCAGTATCCCGGGTATCTCTGCAGCAGGGAAATCACCCGGTTTGATAGACTATACCCCGGCAGGAGATGCCGAATTGGTAACACTGGGCAGGACAGTGTGCAATGCCGAACCCCCGATGACAGACCAGAGTCCTACACCTGCCGTGATTACCAGGGCGGCAATGCAGTTGACAGGCATCCCTTTTATGTTCATAAACAGTGGCTTGAAGATAATCCCCAGCATACCACTACTGGATGTTGGTGCCTTCCCTGGCAGGGATATCAGGACGGCACAGGCAGTACCGGATGCACGTAAGATATATGCGAATGCACTAGAGATGGGACGCCAGATACGAAAGCTCTCGGATCTTGTTATTATCGGTGAGAGTATACCAGGCGGGACTACCACTGCCATGGCTGTACTTCAGGCAATGGGCATAGACGGCAGGGTGAGCAGTAGTAATTCCCTAAACCCCCTGGACATTAAAGCACAGGTCGTGGACGAAGCTTTTAGCAAAGCAGGCATCCGTTTTGGGGATATGTCACATGACCCCATTGGCGCAATAGAACACTTTGGCGATCCAATGATGCCGTGTGTATGCGGTCTCATAGACGGGCTAAAGGACACAGGGATCGTACTGGCAGGCGGCACACAGATGATGGCAGTACTTTCCCTCCTGGATGGTCTGGGTATAAATGGGAATATTTCAATTGCCACTACGAAATTTGTGGCAGAAGACGGCACTGCCAGTTTTGTTGAAACGGTATCTGAGCTGGGTTTTGAATCTTATATTGCTGACCCTGGTTTTGACAGGTCCAGGTACCAGGGACTCAGGATGTATGAATCCGGAGTAATAAAGGAGGGCGTGGGAGCAGGTGGTGCAATGTTTTTAGCAGGACTTATGGGGATCAGGCAAAAAGAGTTCAGGGAACAGGTAGAACTGGTGTGTGACCAGATATTGTAA
- a CDS encoding ATP-binding protein, translating into MDFINISRQNPWWKDPSAISNDDKIKDFQAAHIQWQPRIKHDITFDNDRIYTLRGPRQVGKTTLVKLLIKDLLPEVKDSKSIFYYTCDLIDNEKELFEVMNMYLDWSLAFNLDRKYIFLDEISSVKNWEKGLKYLVDTGLLKNTSVLLTGSHSIDIKHSIERLPGRRGEGTGTLDKILLPMKFAEFVETVDPAMKKLLRDNDLHQGDKTQDIVLGLFDRKIDPVLNQLQVYQDELDRLFEQYLFTGGIPKPVNEFFLKNSIDSSTYEIYIRSLIGDLARWQIQEISIKQILRSISNKLSTNISWQSIVKDTDIGSHNTVSKYVGDLEDSFVLSTLYSIDISKKSAVFKKEKKIYFQDPFIFHSLRAWVMGLTDYFNSSLLYLSNPEMKGKLVESVVGNHLVRLMYNIYPSDVFSLHEHVFYWRKKGGKIEVDFVLRSGNNELFPVELKYQNQIQKSDYKGLYTFKKGVLLSKNKFDVTGNYVTIPVSLFLLLI; encoded by the coding sequence ATGGATTTTATAAACATATCCCGTCAAAATCCCTGGTGGAAAGATCCATCTGCGATATCCAACGATGATAAAATAAAAGATTTTCAAGCAGCACATATCCAGTGGCAACCAAGGATAAAACATGACATTACATTTGACAACGATCGAATCTATACATTACGAGGACCTCGCCAGGTTGGAAAAACAACGTTGGTCAAACTCCTGATAAAAGACCTGCTACCGGAAGTTAAGGATTCCAAGAGCATTTTTTATTATACTTGTGATCTCATAGACAATGAAAAAGAACTTTTTGAAGTTATGAATATGTATTTGGATTGGTCCCTGGCGTTCAATTTAGACCGAAAATATATATTCCTGGATGAGATATCATCTGTAAAGAACTGGGAAAAAGGATTAAAATACTTAGTTGATACCGGGCTATTAAAAAACACCTCTGTTCTATTAACCGGGTCGCATTCAATCGACATCAAACATAGCATTGAACGCCTGCCCGGAAGACGGGGGGAAGGTACTGGAACATTAGATAAAATATTATTGCCGATGAAATTTGCCGAATTCGTAGAAACTGTTGATCCGGCAATGAAAAAACTGTTAAGGGATAATGATCTTCACCAGGGAGACAAAACACAGGATATTGTTCTTGGGTTGTTTGACAGGAAAATAGATCCTGTGCTCAATCAATTACAAGTATATCAGGATGAATTGGATCGATTGTTTGAACAGTATCTGTTCACAGGTGGAATCCCAAAGCCAGTAAATGAATTCTTTTTAAAAAACAGCATTGATAGCAGTACTTATGAGATCTATATACGTTCATTGATCGGTGACCTGGCAAGATGGCAAATTCAAGAGATATCCATTAAGCAGATACTGCGAAGCATTTCCAATAAATTATCAACAAATATTAGCTGGCAAAGCATAGTTAAAGATACGGATATTGGGTCGCATAATACAGTATCTAAATACGTTGGCGATCTGGAAGATTCATTTGTACTAAGTACCTTGTATTCGATTGATATTTCTAAAAAGAGTGCCGTCTTTAAAAAGGAGAAAAAAATATACTTCCAGGACCCTTTTATTTTTCATTCTTTACGGGCATGGGTGATGGGATTGACAGATTATTTCAATTCAAGCCTGTTATATCTTAGTAATCCGGAAATGAAAGGTAAATTAGTAGAATCTGTTGTCGGGAACCATCTGGTTCGATTGATGTATAATATCTACCCCAGTGATGTTTTTTCGCTTCATGAACATGTATTTTACTGGCGGAAGAAAGGCGGGAAGATTGAAGTGGATTTTGTATTAAGATCTGGAAATAATGAGCTGTTCCCAGTTGAATTGAAATATCAAAATCAGATACAAAAAAGCGATTATAAAGGATTATACACATTTAAAAAAGGGGTATTGCTTTCAAAAAACAAATTTGATGTTACCGGCAATTATGTAACAATTCCGGTCTCATTGTTTTTGCTGCTCATTTGA
- a CDS encoding 4Fe-4S binding protein has product MENDRYIVVQGCRKCGKCDQVCPVDALYKVDGEARIDYDKCTRCGKCMEICPNKAIIYLD; this is encoded by the coding sequence ATGGAGAACGATAGATATATTGTAGTCCAAGGGTGCAGGAAATGCGGAAAATGTGATCAGGTGTGCCCTGTGGATGCACTGTACAAGGTTGACGGCGAGGCACGCATAGATTATGATAAATGCACACGCTGCGGTAAATGCATGGAAATATGCCCGAATAAGGCCATAATCTACCTGGACTGA
- a CDS encoding DUF2073 domain-containing protein: MIGVQMDLISEEKMAAMTAMEKIRLILDGVKEGKIIVLERGLTPTEEAKLIEMTMTEITPDDFPGIEIESYPSSQNQKLIDRIFRKPVVRTRLTVIGPANQLKTLKKDRDLISALVSSQ; encoded by the coding sequence ATGATAGGAGTACAGATGGACCTGATCTCAGAGGAAAAGATGGCCGCGATGACAGCCATGGAAAAAATACGGCTGATACTTGATGGTGTCAAGGAGGGTAAGATCATTGTGCTTGAAAGAGGATTGACACCCACTGAAGAAGCGAAACTCATAGAGATGACCATGACCGAGATCACTCCGGACGATTTTCCTGGTATTGAGATTGAGAGCTATCCCAGCAGCCAGAACCAGAAATTAATAGACAGGATATTCAGGAAACCCGTTGTCAGGACAAGATTAACAGTGATCGGCCCGGCAAACCAGCTAAAAACACTGAAAAAGGACCGCGACCTTATCAGTGCACTGGTATCCTCACAATAA
- a CDS encoding GTP-binding protein: MGLIKRVKKNFSYIFRNLFKKKTAKIGIYGPPNAGKTTLANRIIRDWTGDAMGAVSNVPHETRRARRREGVTIESNGSKVTLDIVDTPGLATKIDFHEFMAHGLEEEEAKRRAKEATEGIIEAVKWLDDLDGVILVMDATEDPFTQVNVTVIGNMEARKLPLLIAANKIDLPESSPARIHSAFPQHPLVPISALEGQNIDALYEEIADHFG; the protein is encoded by the coding sequence ATGGGATTGATCAAGAGAGTAAAAAAGAATTTCTCATATATATTTAGAAACTTATTTAAGAAGAAGACTGCAAAGATCGGAATCTACGGGCCGCCCAATGCAGGAAAGACAACTCTTGCAAACCGGATCATCAGGGACTGGACCGGGGATGCTATGGGTGCGGTATCGAATGTTCCGCATGAGACCAGGCGGGCACGCCGCCGTGAAGGTGTAACAATCGAATCCAATGGCTCAAAGGTCACACTTGATATTGTGGATACTCCCGGACTTGCCACTAAAATAGATTTTCATGAATTCATGGCCCACGGTCTGGAAGAAGAAGAGGCAAAGCGCAGGGCTAAGGAAGCCACCGAAGGTATAATCGAAGCCGTAAAATGGCTTGATGACCTGGACGGAGTTATCCTGGTGATGGACGCTACCGAAGACCCGTTCACCCAGGTGAATGTGACCGTTATCGGGAACATGGAAGCAAGGAAACTGCCGCTTTTGATCGCTGCCAACAAGATCGACCTGCCCGAATCCTCACCTGCAAGGATACACAGTGCATTCCCCCAGCATCCGCTGGTACCAATATCAGCATTGGAAGGACAGAATATCGATGCTCTCTATGAAGAGATCGCGGACCATTTCGGGTGA
- a CDS encoding sugar phosphate isomerase/epimerase produces the protein MIIGASSFASPLEVLVNEVDSVELYVPKMELYEGRKLQHDRVRNVSDMLSTSSGVTSVHAPYYANVPTYPAKLCVDTANMKGSDFRLMEESIELAAYFQSRVVVLHPGLVGNNRQDSLLRMVDNLKRLAEFADNHGVMLGLENKEGTAPGNLCCEAGELVQAVEEVNSGNLGITFDVGHANLTAGGRAGMVREFMETVRPLVVHVHVHDNMGVWTDEYNGDVHMAPGSGTVDLEVIGELGYGGIHNLEVFSMEDVITGKEKLLAL, from the coding sequence ATGATCATAGGGGCATCTTCCTTTGCATCCCCGCTTGAGGTGTTGGTCAATGAGGTTGACTCTGTGGAGCTGTATGTGCCTAAAATGGAACTCTATGAGGGGCGCAAACTTCAGCATGACCGGGTCAGGAATGTGTCTGATATGTTATCCACTTCCAGCGGTGTGACATCTGTACATGCACCCTACTATGCCAATGTTCCCACATATCCTGCCAAACTGTGTGTGGATACGGCGAACATGAAAGGTTCTGATTTCAGGCTTATGGAAGAGTCTATTGAACTGGCAGCATATTTCCAGTCCAGGGTGGTGGTTTTGCATCCCGGGCTTGTTGGGAATAACCGCCAGGATAGCCTGTTGAGGATGGTGGATAACCTGAAGCGTCTGGCAGAGTTTGCAGATAATCACGGTGTGATGCTGGGCCTGGAGAACAAGGAGGGGACGGCTCCCGGGAACCTGTGCTGTGAGGCTGGTGAATTGGTGCAGGCAGTTGAGGAGGTCAATTCAGGCAACCTGGGTATTACTTTTGATGTGGGACATGCTAACCTGACTGCAGGAGGCAGGGCGGGTATGGTCAGGGAGTTTATGGAGACTGTGCGCCCGTTGGTGGTGCATGTGCATGTGCATGATAATATGGGTGTGTGGACCGATGAGTATAACGGGGATGTGCATATGGCACCTGGCAGCGGGACGGTTGACCTGGAAGTGATAGGGGAGTTGGGGTATGGCGGCATCCATAATCTGGAAGTGTTCTCGATGGAAGATGTGATAACGGGTAAGGAGAAGTTGCTGGCGCTTTGA
- a CDS encoding phosphate uptake regulator PhoU, producing the protein MEIRKIQRTGGSTYIVSLPKQWADHVGLTSGMNVGITTRPDGSLLISPDIPSPSPSPTKKQLDVTDRTGDVLVREIIASYIAGFNVIELVSKRITAEQKQTIRQITHKLIGPEIVEETADRMIIQDLLNPVELSLRQSVRRMYLIASSMQTDAIHALASSDSDLAMDVSSRDDEVDRLYLLIEKQLRIMLRSGQVIDSQKDMTPDMSLDLSLAAQPIEKIADHARKIALITISLKKQLPEDVVRMFKGAGQSVSKLVENSVESLFSSDIDKANNSIEMKMEINKALHAIDKKLVTMDPRDALHLRIVSDSIDRIGDYGANIAEIAINSTISKSL; encoded by the coding sequence ATGGAGATTCGAAAAATCCAGCGGACCGGAGGGTCAACTTACATAGTGTCACTGCCTAAACAGTGGGCCGATCATGTGGGCCTGACCAGCGGTATGAATGTGGGGATCACTACCCGACCAGACGGTAGCCTGCTTATTTCACCTGATATCCCGTCTCCATCTCCATCTCCCACAAAAAAACAACTGGATGTTACTGACAGGACCGGGGATGTGCTGGTGAGGGAGATCATAGCGTCCTATATTGCAGGCTTTAATGTGATCGAACTGGTATCAAAACGGATCACTGCAGAACAGAAACAGACCATCAGGCAGATCACACATAAGCTCATCGGACCCGAGATCGTTGAGGAAACTGCTGATCGGATGATCATCCAGGACCTGCTGAATCCCGTTGAACTGTCCCTGCGCCAGTCTGTACGGCGGATGTACCTGATAGCAAGTTCAATGCAGACAGATGCAATTCATGCCCTGGCATCCAGTGACTCTGACCTGGCCATGGATGTATCCAGCAGGGACGATGAAGTGGACAGGTTATACCTGCTGATCGAAAAGCAGCTTCGTATCATGCTTCGCAGTGGACAGGTAATTGATTCACAAAAAGATATGACACCTGATATGAGTCTTGACCTGAGCCTTGCGGCCCAGCCTATAGAGAAGATCGCAGACCATGCAAGGAAAATTGCGCTTATCACAATAAGCCTGAAGAAACAACTCCCTGAAGATGTTGTCAGGATGTTTAAGGGTGCAGGGCAAAGTGTAAGCAAACTTGTGGAGAATTCTGTAGAATCATTATTTTCATCTGATATTGACAAAGCAAACAATTCGATCGAGATGAAAATGGAAATAAACAAGGCACTGCATGCTATTGATAAGAAACTGGTCACCATGGATCCCAGGGATGCACTACACCTGCGAATTGTATCGGATAGTATTGATCGTATAGGGGATTATGGTGCAAATATTGCAGAAATAGCGATAAATTCAACTATATCAAAATCATTGTAA
- a CDS encoding pyridoxal phosphate-dependent aminotransferase: MTSNRRFAERVEKIDISGIRKLFEGAGPNAINMGLGQPDFDTPDHIKQAAIDAINDGFTGYTTNLGLPELRQALSEKFEQFNNFQVAFDDIIITSGASEALHIALLALVEPGDEVLVPDPGFVSYVALTDISGGRAVGVPLTDTFTLDADTVAEYITDKTRVLVINSPSNPTGGVQTRDEMQGLCELADDHNITIISDEVYEHIIYEGEHVSPASISNNVITINATSKTYAMTGWRLGYVAAPHDITEQMLKAHQYVQACANSIAQKAALAAITGPQECVTEMRESFLRRRDLLIKGLKDIGIGCVEPKGAFYAFPKVDNSMEAVMKLLDAGVITAPGSAFGPRGEGHIRLSYATSDEDILRALDIMGQVL, translated from the coding sequence ATGACATCGAATCGAAGATTTGCCGAGAGGGTTGAAAAGATAGACATTTCAGGTATCAGGAAGTTATTCGAGGGGGCAGGCCCCAATGCCATCAACATGGGTCTTGGCCAGCCAGACTTTGATACCCCTGATCATATTAAACAGGCAGCTATTGACGCAATTAATGATGGGTTCACCGGATATACCACGAATCTCGGTTTGCCGGAATTAAGGCAGGCCCTGTCAGAAAAATTCGAACAGTTTAATAATTTCCAGGTCGCTTTTGATGATATTATTATTACCTCGGGTGCATCGGAGGCACTTCACATAGCACTTCTTGCTCTTGTGGAACCAGGGGATGAGGTACTGGTACCTGACCCGGGATTTGTGTCATATGTGGCGCTTACCGATATCTCAGGCGGCAGGGCGGTAGGTGTGCCTTTAACTGATACATTCACCCTGGATGCAGATACCGTTGCCGAATATATCACTGATAAGACCAGGGTGCTCGTGATCAATTCACCATCCAATCCCACTGGTGGTGTGCAGACCAGGGACGAGATGCAGGGACTATGCGAACTGGCAGATGACCATAATATTACCATCATCTCTGACGAAGTGTATGAGCATATTATCTATGAAGGGGAGCATGTGAGCCCTGCCAGTATTTCCAACAACGTTATTACTATTAATGCTACATCCAAGACCTATGCAATGACTGGATGGAGGCTGGGTTATGTGGCTGCTCCACATGATATTACCGAGCAGATGCTGAAGGCTCACCAGTACGTGCAGGCATGTGCTAACAGTATCGCACAGAAAGCGGCTTTGGCTGCCATAACCGGGCCCCAGGAATGCGTGACAGAGATGCGGGAGAGTTTCCTGCGGCGCAGGGACTTATTGATAAAAGGACTAAAGGATATCGGCATTGGATGCGTGGAACCAAAGGGCGCTTTCTATGCATTCCCAAAGGTTGACAATTCAATGGAGGCTGTCATGAAGTTATTGGATGCGGGAGTGATCACTGCGCCTGGTTCGGCCTTCGGGCCCCGGGGCGAAGGGCATATCAGGTTGTCCTATGCCACATCTGATGAGGATATCCTGCGGGCACTGGACATCATGGGGCAGGTGCTGTAG
- the thiD gene encoding bifunctional hydroxymethylpyrimidine kinase/phosphomethylpyrimidine kinase: MEKYPVVMTIAGSDSGGGAGIQADLKTFATLGAHGTCAITSITSQNTTGVQDVHDLPPGTVESQIRAVASDMKIAYAKTGMLSSSGIITRVAKMVREYQIPLVVDPVMAAEAGDSLIGREAVTTLQEELIPLARVLTPNVDEAAILSGIRINDLDDAKEAARRIVDSGANAVIITGGHLEGADLLYEGVDFTLVDGELVKGGTHGAGCTYSAALTVFLAGGASLRDAAAGAKLFVTRAILESRSVGQGVGPVNQAQHTVTTARMYEAVVDVQEAVAILESSRDFADLIPEVGCNVASAIPDAAGTEDVCAVRGRIVRSGGRVQAVGCPAMGASRHVARIVLAAMHHDAGLRGALNIRYSGDVLEVVRDMGLAVASFDRAHEPEGVSTMEWGTRTAIDTYRKLHNRVPDVVYDPGAVGKEPMIRLLAHRAVDVAEMGVEIGRRLGEE, from the coding sequence ATGGAAAAGTATCCTGTAGTAATGACAATAGCAGGGTCAGATTCAGGCGGCGGTGCAGGTATACAGGCTGACCTGAAGACCTTTGCAACACTGGGAGCCCATGGTACGTGTGCAATTACTTCTATCACTTCCCAGAACACGACAGGTGTGCAGGATGTGCATGACCTGCCGCCCGGTACTGTTGAATCCCAGATACGGGCAGTGGCTTCTGATATGAAGATCGCTTATGCCAAGACAGGTATGCTCTCTTCGTCCGGTATTATTACCAGGGTAGCAAAGATGGTCAGGGAGTACCAGATCCCGCTGGTGGTTGACCCGGTCATGGCGGCCGAGGCTGGAGACAGCCTGATCGGGCGCGAGGCTGTTACAACCCTGCAGGAGGAACTCATTCCGCTGGCCAGGGTACTGACACCCAATGTCGATGAGGCAGCTATCCTCTCTGGAATCAGGATCAATGACCTGGATGATGCGAAGGAAGCGGCACGCCGCATTGTGGATTCGGGAGCAAATGCAGTAATTATCACGGGGGGGCACCTGGAGGGGGCTGACCTCTTATATGAGGGAGTGGATTTTACGCTTGTGGATGGCGAACTGGTCAAGGGCGGGACCCACGGGGCCGGGTGCACCTATTCGGCTGCATTGACCGTATTTCTTGCTGGCGGGGCCAGTCTTAGGGATGCGGCTGCGGGTGCCAAGCTGTTTGTGACAAGGGCTATTCTTGAAAGCCGGTCTGTGGGGCAGGGCGTGGGGCCTGTGAACCAGGCGCAGCATACGGTTACGACTGCCCGGATGTACGAGGCAGTGGTGGATGTGCAGGAAGCGGTTGCCATACTGGAATCGTCCAGGGATTTTGCTGATCTTATACCTGAAGTAGGCTGCAATGTGGCCAGTGCCATTCCTGATGCAGCCGGTACTGAAGATGTGTGTGCGGTGCGGGGGCGTATCGTCAGGTCGGGGGGCCGTGTGCAGGCTGTGGGTTGTCCGGCCATGGGTGCCAGCAGGCATGTGGCAAGGATCGTGCTGGCTGCCATGCATCACGATGCCGGATTGCGGGGAGCCCTGAACATTCGTTATTCAGGGGATGTGCTGGAGGTGGTTAGGGATATGGGGCTGGCTGTGGCTTCATTTGACAGGGCGCATGAGCCCGAGGGTGTCAGTACTATGGAATGGGGCACCCGGACTGCTATTGATACGTACCGGAAGTTGCACAACCGGGTGCCGGATGTGGTGTATGACCCGGGTGCGGTTGGTAAGGAGCCTATGATACGGCTGCTCGCACACAGGGCTGTGGATGTGGCGGAGATGGGTGTGGAGATTGGGAGGAGGCTGGGTGAGGAGTAA